In the genome of Myxococcus guangdongensis, the window GCGCCACCTGCGGCTTTTTCGAGCGCACCAGCATGCCGATGCTCACCGGCCCCAACACGATGATGAAGACCTGCAGCACCTTGGCGAACTGCATGGGCACCGCGCGGTCCTCGCCCATGAAGTGGTTGAGCGAGAAGTTCACGATGAGCGGCAGCGTGACGAGCGTCAGCGCGCTGTTCACCGCCGTGAGCGTGATGTTGAGGGCCACGTCACCGCGGGCCAGGTGGCTGAAGAGGTTCGCCGTGGCGCCGCCGGGGGAAGCCGCCAACAACATCAGCCCCACCGCCAGCTCCGGCCCCAGTCCGAAGGCATGGGCGATGAGCAGACCACCGGCGGGAAGCACCAGCATCTGGCACACGAGCCCCACAATCACCGCTCGCGGGTAGACGATGACGCGCTTGAAGTCCGCGAGCGTCAGCGACAGGCCCAGGCCGAGCATGATGACGGCCAACGACAGTGGAATCAGAACCGCGGTGAACACGTTTGACTGCATTCGCCCCCCGTCGATGTGCGGGCGCTCGTCGCCCGTCTCGCGGCAGATGTCTCAATGCAAACAAGCGTGGCGCAACTGGGTGTCTCGCTTCAAGCCACCCCTGGCGATTTGCCTCCCGCACGTGAGCAGCGATGACGCCGGGCGTCATTGTTTGTCACGTTGATGGAAAGCTACACCTGTACGCGTGTTACCGGGCCCGCATGGGCGGTGTCGCGGTTTGCTCAGGGAGGGGGTCGCGTTTGCCTTCACCCTGCGCGAAGCGGCGGAAGAAGCTGTCGTCGTTCCAGCGCGGGCGCGCCGGGGCGTTGGCCACCGCGAGCGTCAGGTCCGCGAGCATCCCGACGAACTTCACCGCGCCCTCCTTGTGGATGGGCTGCGACAGGTCATCCGACGGCGCGTGGTAGTGGCGCGTGTACCAGGCCTTGAACGTGCGCTCCTCGGCGGAGCCCGGCGCGTAGCCGAACTTGAAGGACAACGCCGGCACGCCCTGGCGGATGAAGGAGTACTGGTCGCTGCGGATGAACAGCAGACGGTTGGGCTCCGGGTCCGGCATCAACGTCACGCCGTGCCGCGACGCCACCTGCGCCAGCGGCGTCGCGAGGTCGGACTCCTCCTGGCCGTACGCCACCACGCGCTCGAAGGCGAACAGCGGCAGGAACATGTCCAGGTTGAAGTTGGCGACCAGCGCGTTGGCGGGCACCGTGGGGCGCAGCGCGAAGTAGCGCGAGCCGAGCAGGCCCTTCTCCTCGCCCGTCACCAGCACGAAGAGCACGGAGCGCGCGGGCTTCCGGGCCTGGAGCGAGCGCGCCACCTCCAGCACCGCGGCCACGCCCGTCGCGTTGTCCATGGCGCCGTTGTAGATGCCGTCTGCGTCCACGGGCTGGCCCACGCCGACGTGGTCCAGGTGCGCGGTGAGCACCACGTACTCACCGGCCAGGGCCGGGTCGCTCCCCGGCAGCAGGCCCACGACGTTGGGCGACGTCGTCCGCGAGGACACGCGCTCGGAGCTCGCCTTCAGGCGCGCGGGCAGCTCGAAGCGCGGCATCGGCTGGTTCGCGTTCGCCCGCTTCAGGACGTCCTGGAACGAGTGCGGCGCGCCGGCGAACAGCTTCTGCGCGTGGGCCGCGTTGACGGCGACGCTGATTTGGAGCCCCGCGCTCTCGTCCAGCGCCGGGTCCGCGAAGGTCATCGCCTGCTGGTGGCGCGACGCGGCGGTGCGCGACCACGGCGTCTCCTCCAGCTTCGGGTTGAGCAGCACCACCGTGCCGATGGCGCCCGCCTTCTTCAGCGCCTTCGTGCGCTCGGCCTGGGAGCTGTGATGCGCGCGCAGCGGGCCGGAGACGTGGGCCGGGCCGCCCTGGAGATAGACGGCGATCTTCCCCTTCAAATCCACGCCGGCCAGGTCATCGTACCCGGCCTCCGGGATGGACAGCCCGTGGCCCACGAAGACCATGGCGGCCTCCACCGCGCCCGCCTCGCCCGCGCGCGGAGAGATGATGGCGTCCTGGCCGATGACCAGCGGCGTGGCGCGTCCATCGCGCACCAGCGCCAGGCTCGACTTCGCGTCCACGAGCTGCCGGGAGACGAGCGGCACCTCCTGGAGATAGCTGTCACCGGCCCCGGGCTTCACGCCGAGCGCCGCCAGCTGCTCGGCCACGTAGGCCGCGGCCTTGCGGTGTCCCTCGGTGCCCGTGTCCCGCCCCTGCATCGCGTCGTCCGCGAGGTGGCGGACATGGCCCCACCAGCGCTCCGCGTCGGACGGAGGCGCGGCGGGCGCGGCGCCGAGGGCCAGCGAGGGCAACAAGCACAACGTCGTCAGCAGGTGGGGTGTGCGCAAGGGCGGGCTCGTGGAAGGAGGGCGACCCTGGCATCAACGCCCGGCCCCGCCCGTCATTTCCTTTCCTTCCACGAGCGGCCGTCCTCTCCGGGACGCGCCACGCACGCCAGGCGCGACAGCCGTGGCCAGGGTCGGCTAGGACGACGCCTCATGAGCCGCGTCCTGGACGAGCTGCTGGAGCTCCTCAAGCTGGAAGTCATCGAGGAAAACCTTTTTCGCGGAAAGAGCCAGGATTTGGGCTTCCGTCAGCTCTTCGGCGGACAGGTGCTGGGGCAGGCCCTGTCGGCGGCGAGCCAGACGGTGGAGACCGCGCGGCACGTGCACTCGCTGCACGGTTACTTCCTGCGGCCGGGCGACGCGGGCCAGCCCGTCGTCTACACGGTGGACCGGGTGCGCGACGGCGGCAGCATCAGCACGCGGCGCATCGTCGCCATCCAGAAGGGGCAGCCCATCTTCACGATGATGGCCTCCTTCCACGGCGACGAGCCCGGCTACGCGCACCAGTCGCCCATGCCGGTGGTGCCGCCTCCCGAGGGGTTGCCCACGGACCTGGAGTTGCTCAAGCGCCAGGTGGCGCGCATCCCCGCGCGGCTGCGCGAGAAGATCCTCTGCGACAAGCCCATCGAGATGCGGCCGGTGGACTACATGGACCCGTTCCACCCGGTGCCGGGGGAGCCTCGCAAGGCGGTGTGGATCCGCGCGGATGGCGACCTCCCGGAGGACCCGCAGGTGCACAAGTACGTGCTCGCGTACGCGTCCGACTTCAACCTCATCAGCACGGCGTTGCTGCCGCACGCGGCCAGCTTCTTCCAGCCCAACGTCGTCGGCGCGAGCCTGGACCACGCCCTCTGGTTCCACGGAGACCTGAAGGTGAACGACTGGCTCCTGTACGTGATGGACAGCCCGTGGTCCGGCAACGCGCGGGGCCTGTCGCGGGGCTCCGTCTACACGCGCGACGGCAGGCTCGTCGCGTCCGTGGCGCAGGAGGGGCTCTTGCGCATCCTGAAGGGCGACAAGCCCGCGTCGTGAGCGATGGACGTCGATGGCCGAGCGGCCCCCATGCGGGGCGGAAGGGGACGTGACGATGCGCGCGGTGGTGTATCAGCACGAGGAGCACGAGGGCGTCGGCCTCTTGGGACCCGCGTTGACGGAGGTGGGCTTCACGCTGGTCCACCGCTTCCGCGCCGTGCGGCACGAGGACGTGGACGCGGAGCTGGTGGTGGTGCTCGGCGGCCCCATGGGCGTCTACGAAGCCGACCAGCATCCGTTCCTGCGCGACGAGGGCGCCGTCCTGATGGAGCGGCTCGCCGGTGAGCGCCCGTGCCTGGGCATCTGCCTGGGCGCGCAGCTGCTCGCGGACGCGGCGGGCGCGGAGGTCTTCGCGGGGAAGAACGGCTTCGAGGTCGGCGTGGGCCCGGTGCGCTGGACGCCAGAGGCCCAACAGGACCCGGTCATCGCCGCTGGCGCGCGCCCGCGCGGCACCGTGGCGCACTGGCACGGTGACACCTACAAGCCCGTGCCCGGCGCGACGCTGCTCGCGTCCACGGACCGCTACACGCAGCAGGCCTTCCGGCTGGGCAACTCCTACGGCTTCCAGTTCCACCTGGAGCTGACCGCGCGCGAGCTGGGTCGCTGGTTCGACCTGGGCGCCGAGGACCTGGCGCGGCGTCACAAGAACGTGACAGAGCTCAAGAGCCAGCTCCCCAAGCTCGAGGCCGCGGAGCCGGAGAACCGCGAGCTGCTGCGGCGTCTCGCGCGTCACTTCGCCCAGGCTGTTCGCTGAAGACACCGCTGACACGAATTGCACCCGGTCACGAATCACCCAGCGCTGCTTCGTCGTCAGCTCTGGGTTTCAGTGTTTCACGAGTGAGCGGAGCTGAGCCTGGGTCAGCATGACTCCGGGCGGGCAGGGGAGCGGAGGGAAGGTGAGGACCCGTTCATGTGGGGGACTCACTCGCGACGTCTCATTCATGTATCGTCGACACCTCCGCCGGCGGAGAGGGGGAAGTCTGTCTCGCCGATGCAGCGTGCGGACGCGTTGAGGTCGGGATGTGGCAATTCGGCATGGCGCTCCTGCTGCTCGGAGGACTTCCTCCGGACGGCGCCGCGCAGCTCGCGAAGGTGAGCCGGCTCAAGGCGGCGATGCAGCGCGTGGCTTCGGACCCGGAGCTGATTCAGGAGGTGCGGGCCCAGAACGCGCGCGGCATGACGCTCACCACCATCCGCGCGGAGGACGACGTGTGGTTGTCCACGCCGGCGCTCACGCCCTTCAAGCAGCGTGTGCTCGATGCGCGCTGCTCGCGCGTGCTGGCCAGACACCGGGAGGCGATGGGCAACCTGGTGGTCGCCGAGGCCTTCGCGATGGACCGCTTGGGCGCGCTGGTGGGCGCCACGCGCCGCACGTCCGATTACTGGCAGGGTGACGAGGAGAAGTTCCAGGTGCCGTTTCGCGAGGGACGCCTGCTCGAGGAGAAGCCCTTCTTCGACGAGTCCTCCCAGTCCTACGTGGTCCAGGTGTCCCTGCCGGTCCGCGACGCGGGCCGCATCATCGGCGCCGTCACCCTCTCGATTTCCCTGCTCGACCTCTGACGTCTCGCCGCCGCCCCATGCGCCTCCTCGACGGACTCTCCCTTCGTACCCGACTGACGGTGGCCGTCGCCCTGCTCACGCTCGGGGCCCTGTTGCCCTTCAACCTGCTGGGCCGCCTCTTCGTCTTCAACAACCTCCAGGAGCAGATCCACGCCACCCTGCGCGTGGAGGCCCAGGGCCTGAGGGATTTGGTGGAGAGCGCCCTGGTGGAGCGCGAGGCGAACGCGCGCTCCTGGTCCGAGGACGCCATCATCCGCGGCGCGCTGCTCTTCGACACCTTCGAGAAGAGCGACGCGGTGCTCGTCGCGCTGGAGAAGCGCCACCCCTCGTTCGCGGGCCTGGTGCTCTTCACCGAGGACGGCCGCGCGGTGTCCGCCAGCGAGGAGAAGCTGCGCCGCGCCTACGAGGGCCGCGAGCGCGAGGTGGTCGCCACGCCCTGGTTCAAGGCCGCGCTCAACGGCACCCAGGACATCACCGGCTTCACCCAGGTGGA includes:
- a CDS encoding bile acid:sodium symporter family protein: MFTAVLIPLSLAVIMLGLGLSLTLADFKRVIVYPRAVIVGLVCQMLVLPAGGLLIAHAFGLGPELAVGLMLLAASPGGATANLFSHLARGDVALNITLTAVNSALTLVTLPLIVNFSLNHFMGEDRAVPMQFAKVLQVFIIVLGPVSIGMLVRSKKPQVALKLDKPIRILSAAFLAVVIAAAVYQERQNIGAYFQQVGLAALSFNLLSMGVGFVTPLVFRLPRRQAVAIGMEIGIHNGILAMTIAMSPLLLGNATMAIPPAIYSIIMYFTAAAFGYAVTRRHADEQDSPAATPSRS
- a CDS encoding M28 family metallopeptidase, producing the protein MRTPHLLTTLCLLPSLALGAAPAAPPSDAERWWGHVRHLADDAMQGRDTGTEGHRKAAAYVAEQLAALGVKPGAGDSYLQEVPLVSRQLVDAKSSLALVRDGRATPLVIGQDAIISPRAGEAGAVEAAMVFVGHGLSIPEAGYDDLAGVDLKGKIAVYLQGGPAHVSGPLRAHHSSQAERTKALKKAGAIGTVVLLNPKLEETPWSRTAASRHQQAMTFADPALDESAGLQISVAVNAAHAQKLFAGAPHSFQDVLKRANANQPMPRFELPARLKASSERVSSRTTSPNVVGLLPGSDPALAGEYVVLTAHLDHVGVGQPVDADGIYNGAMDNATGVAAVLEVARSLQARKPARSVLFVLVTGEEKGLLGSRYFALRPTVPANALVANFNLDMFLPLFAFERVVAYGQEESDLATPLAQVASRHGVTLMPDPEPNRLLFIRSDQYSFIRQGVPALSFKFGYAPGSAEERTFKAWYTRHYHAPSDDLSQPIHKEGAVKFVGMLADLTLAVANAPARPRWNDDSFFRRFAQGEGKRDPLPEQTATPPMRAR
- the tesB gene encoding acyl-CoA thioesterase II; the encoded protein is MSRVLDELLELLKLEVIEENLFRGKSQDLGFRQLFGGQVLGQALSAASQTVETARHVHSLHGYFLRPGDAGQPVVYTVDRVRDGGSISTRRIVAIQKGQPIFTMMASFHGDEPGYAHQSPMPVVPPPEGLPTDLELLKRQVARIPARLREKILCDKPIEMRPVDYMDPFHPVPGEPRKAVWIRADGDLPEDPQVHKYVLAYASDFNLISTALLPHAASFFQPNVVGASLDHALWFHGDLKVNDWLLYVMDSPWSGNARGLSRGSVYTRDGRLVASVAQEGLLRILKGDKPAS
- a CDS encoding type 1 glutamine amidotransferase; translated protein: MRAVVYQHEEHEGVGLLGPALTEVGFTLVHRFRAVRHEDVDAELVVVLGGPMGVYEADQHPFLRDEGAVLMERLAGERPCLGICLGAQLLADAAGAEVFAGKNGFEVGVGPVRWTPEAQQDPVIAAGARPRGTVAHWHGDTYKPVPGATLLASTDRYTQQAFRLGNSYGFQFHLELTARELGRWFDLGAEDLARRHKNVTELKSQLPKLEAAEPENRELLRRLARHFAQAVR
- a CDS encoding PDC sensor domain-containing protein yields the protein MWQFGMALLLLGGLPPDGAAQLAKVSRLKAAMQRVASDPELIQEVRAQNARGMTLTTIRAEDDVWLSTPALTPFKQRVLDARCSRVLARHREAMGNLVVAEAFAMDRLGALVGATRRTSDYWQGDEEKFQVPFREGRLLEEKPFFDESSQSYVVQVSLPVRDAGRIIGAVTLSISLLDL